A window from Osmia lignaria lignaria isolate PbOS001 chromosome 8, iyOsmLign1, whole genome shotgun sequence encodes these proteins:
- the LOC117606540 gene encoding uncharacterized protein LOC117606540: MKSIFILCCTYLIISSVIAGVPLTRLEDSQSNLSKNCQIPKCPEASHVEDQGKTVNLPYPLDCLQYVECKGSEASIQPCPPDEIFDQNTSSCGPRDKVRCVPCYQQG, from the exons atgaaatcaattttcattctttgtTGCACCTACCTGATCATCAGCTCTGTTATTGCTGGTGTGCCATTAACCAGACTTGAAGATTCTCAGAGTAATTTGTCAAAAAATTGTCAAATTCCAAAATGTCCGGAGGCATCACATGTGGAGGATCAAGGAAAAACAGTCAATCTGCCTTATCCTTTAGATTGTTTGCAGTATGTTGAATGCAAAGGATCCGAGGCTAGTATTCAGCCTTGTCCACCTGATGAAATTTTCGACCAG aaTACTTCTTCCTGTGGACCTCGGGACAAGGTGCGTTGTGTTCCCTGTTATCAACAAggataa
- the LOC117606539 gene encoding uncharacterized protein LOC117606539 isoform X3 produces the protein MAEYYIHSFAQLSTIAHVCITLALFFANDTIVPEFDKNKPLVTGLEWEDPEHVNRLSPAEYRKLCLILSQIAVIVNKRRLILRPYFQDYELIAKNAGTVTFTHFGRILKFLNIVLASEEFSLLIKRFAKDAYTVNYVAFLQAVDEVQSYFDKHGMLSLSGELLDQFPGRVITAELPKLPRPEIGKLMPSKVFGKQTVFHPVMEEPRADMPLMKIIQQIQRHILENRIRISEFFKRFDHLNVGRVTVSQFKRGLDGLQVSSLGRLYLAETEIDALVEIYKDPNDPDRVCWRTFQDDIDQVFTVKELEKLPNLRIESPPKEIADLKRRGTADWQCVPGSIRDLCEETLQKVRHRINERRILIKQFFKDYDRNNKGHVSRAQFRQVLATAVVLLSEEEEYALEQRYNDELGFNYVLFLKELEAIKIEEPLYKSMLEEKMKINAEKPPPEGSVDEKNIVLILAKIKAKIVRERVKVDCRARSFFFKRFNLILLFYAKAIEFMRPYDPRNEQVIKKVDFMRGLDQLRCNLSCTEIGTIMKVFQSPFRENYVDYVRFGEVVEEAVTVGSLERAPLLVPVQHVPPEASPKTFLTFDERHMATVAMDKLSRMQRPNLLELFKDYDKENIGTVSKNCLIKALSVRHMFQLISNRELDAVYKCFSVEKGGQLEINYRAFLEALHLMRENRKYLPF, from the exons ATGGCCGAATATTATATACACAGTTTTGCACAATTATCCACGATAGCg CATGTATGCATTACACTTGCATTATTTTTCGCAAACGATACGATAG TTCCTGAGTTCGATAAGAACAAACCTCTTGTAACTGGTTTGGAATGGGAGGATCCAGAACACGTGAATCGATTAAGTCCAGCAGAATACCGAAAATTATGTCTTATCCTCTCCCAAAttgctgttattgttaataaaaggAGGCTGATCCTCAGGCCTTACTTTCAAGATTATGAGTTA ATCGCAAAGAATGCCGGGACAGTGACGTTTACTCATTTCGGACGGATCTTGAAGTTCCTCAACATCGTTCTGGCCTCCGAGGAATTCTCTCTGCTTATAAAAAGATTCGCGAAGGATGCGTACACGGTCAATTACGTGGCATTCCTGCAGGCTGTGGATGAAGTTCAATCGTATTTCGATAAACATGGAATGCTTTCTCTCAGTGGA GAGTTACTCGATCAATTTCCCGGCCGAGTTATCACAGCTGAACTACCGAAACTTCCGAGGCCAGAAATTGGGAAACTTATGCCCAGCAAGGTGTTTGGGAAACAAACGGTGTTTCATCCGGTGATGGAAGAGCCGAGGGCTGACATGCCATTAATGAAGATCATCCAGCAGATTCAGAGGCATATTCTTGAAAATCGGATAAGAATTTCGGAATTCTTCAAG aGGTTTGATCATTTGAACGTTGGAAGAGTAACCGTTTCTCAATTCAAAAGAGGATTAGACGGTCTTCAAGTATCGAGCTTGGGACGTCTTTACCTAGCGGAAACGGAAATCGATGCACTCGTCGAGATTTACAAAGACCCGAACGACCCGGATCGCGTGTGTTGGCGCACGTTCCAAGACGACATCGATCAAG TATTCACCGTCAAGGAGTTGGAGAAATTGCCGAATTTGAGAATTGAATCACCGCCAAAAGAAATAGCCGACTTGAAACGGCGAGGGACAGCCGACTGGCAATGCGTGCCGGGTAGCATCAGAGACCTGTGCGAGGAAACCCTCCAGAAAGTCCGACACCGAATCAACGAAAGAAGGATTCTGATCAAGCAATTCTTCAAGGACTATGATCG GAACAACAAAGGACACGTGTCCCGTGCACAATTTCGCCAGGTCCTAGCGACTGCGGTGGTGTTACTTTCGGAGGAGGAGGAGTATGCTTTAGAGCAGAGGTACAACGACGAATTAGGGTTCAATTATGTATTGTTCTTGAAAGAATTAGAGGCGATAAAAATTGAAGAGCCTCTGTACAAGTCTATGCTGGAAGAGAAGATGAAAATCAATGCCGAGAAACCGCCGCCTGAAGGCAGCGTCGACGAGAAAAACATTGTCCTAATTTTAGCCAAAATCAAAGCGAAAATCGTACGCGAACGAGTGAAGGTAGATTGTAGAGCCCGATCGTTTTTCTTCAAACGTTTCAACCTGATTTTGTTATTTTATGCGAAGGCGATCGAGTTCATGCGTCCATACGATCCCCGCAATGAACAGGTTATTAAAAAAGTGGATTTTATGAGAGGATTGGATCAACTTCGTTGTAATTTGAGTTGTACGGAAATAGGAACCATTATGAAGGTTTTCCAATCGCCTTTtag AGAGAATTACGTGGATTATGTGAGATTCGGTGAAGTGGTCGAAGAGGCTGTCACCGTTGGTAGTTTGGAGAGAGCACCACTTTTGGTGCCTGTGCAACACGTGCCCCCGGAAGCTTCTCCGAAAACATTCTTGACTTTCGATGAGAGACACATGGCTACTGTAGCAATGGATAAACTGAGCAGAATGCAGCGTCCAAATCTTCTAGAACTGTTCAAG GATTATGATAAAGAAAACATTGGAACTGTTTCAAAGAATTGTTTGATCAAGGCCCTTTCCGTCAGACACATGTTTCAATTAATTAGTAACAGAGAATTGGATGCTGTGTATAAATGTTTCTCTGTAGAGAAAGGTGGCCAGTTGGAAATCAATTATCGTGCATTTTTAGAAGCTCTGCATTTAATGAGAGAGAACAGAAAATATTTGCccttttaa
- the ChT gene encoding choline transporter — MINLAGLVSIILFYVLILAVGIWAARKKEAGNNSEEEVMLAGRSIGMFVGIFTMTATWVGGGYINGTAEAIYTRGLVWCQAPFGYALSLVFGGIFFANKMREQGYITMLDPLQDAFGERMGGLLFLPALCGEVFWAAGILAALGATLAVIIDMDQGYSVILSACIAIFYTLFGGLYSVAYTDVIQLFCIFIGLWMCIPFAWANPKVESLSSMDVDWIGEVDSKEYWSYVDNGLLLIFGGIPWQVYFQRVLSSKSATRAQILSYVAAIGCILMAIPPVLIGAIAKATPWNETDYKGPYPLTVDETSMILPMVLQYLTPDFVSFFGLGAVSAAVMSSADSSILSASSMFARNVYKLIFRQRASEKEIIWVMRLGIGVVGVLSTVMALTIPSIYGLWSMCSDLVYVILFPQLLMVVHFKDNCNTYGSLSAYIIAFLVRVSGGEPLLGLPALIHYPGYDEETKTQTFPFRTMAMLLSLVTLIGVSYGTQVAFLTGRVAPGYDVFRCVVNIPEDVERVGPDPAEGEQMAVLAAGVGRLYGSKDESNGRVNPALEPDYDMEPGYKAPGMMEGVVGGGGGGGAGAHLVPHGPNVPRQPQSSTEF, encoded by the exons ATGATCAACTTGGCCGGTCTTGTCTCGATCATTCTCTTCTACGTGCTGATCTTAGCCGTAGGAATATGGGCGGCCAGGAAGAAGGAGGCCGGCAACAACTCCGAGGAGGAAGTCATGCTAGCGGGTCGTTCGATTGGAATGTTCGTCGGTATATTTACCATGACCGCGACTTGGGTCGGAGGTGGTTACATCAATGGCACTGCGGAGGCCATTTACACCAGGGGTCTTGTATGGTGCCAAGCTCCTTTCGGATATGCCCTCAGCCTCGTTTTCG GCGGTATATTCTTCGCGAACAAGATGCGAGAACAGGGGTACATCACGATGTTAGATCCTCTTCAGGATGCGTTTGGCGAACGTATGGGAGGTCTACTGTTTCTTCCTGCCCTGTGCGGCGAGGTCTTCTGGGCCGCAGGTATCCTAGCAGCTTTGGGTGCCACCTTGGCGGTTATCATTGACATGGACCAGGGTTATTCGGTCATTTTGAGCGCTTGCATCGCCATTTTTTACACGCTCTTCGGAGGCCTTTATTCCGTTGCATATACCGACGTTATTCAGcttttttgcattttcattgGGCTG tGGATGTGCATTCCATTCGCATGGGCGAATCCAAAAGTGGAATCACTCAGTTCCATGGACGTGGATTGGATCGGTGAAGTGGACTCAAAGGAGTACTGGTCATACGTAGATAACGGACTTTTGTTAATATTTGGTGGTATTCCATGGCAAGTGTACTTCCAACGTGTGCTGTCGTCGAAATCGGCGACCAGGGCTCAGATATTGAGTTACGTGGCTGCGATAGGCTGCATCCTGATGGCCATCCCTCCTGTCCTGATCGGTGCAATCGCCAAAGCGACGC CCTGGAACGAAACTGATTACAAGGGGCCATATCCTCTGACCGTGGATGAAACAAGCATGATCCTACCGATGGTCTTGCAGTATCTGACGCCAGATTTCGTTTCCTTTTTCGGATTAGGCGCAGTATCGGCGGCGGTGATGTCATCGGCCGATAGTAGCATCCTCTCAGCTAGTTCCATGTTCGCCAGAAACGTGTATAAATTGATCTTCCGTCAGAGG GCGTCGGAAAAAGAGATCATCTGGGTGATGAGACTGGGGATAGGCGTAGTCGGAGTGTTGAGCACGGTGATGGCTCTGACGATACCCTCGATCTACGGCCTTTGGTCGATGTGCTCGGACCTGGTCTACGTGATCCTCTTCCCCCAACTGTTGATGGTGGTCCACTTCAAAGATAACTGCAACACTTACGGCAGCCTGTCCGCTTACATAATAGCTTTCTTGGTGAGGGTCAGCGGCGGGGAGCCGTTGTTAGGTCTGCCTGCGCTGATCCACTATCCGGGATACGACGAGGAGACCAAGACCCAGACGTTCCCTTTTAGAACGATGGCCATGCTGCTGTCGTTGGTGACGCTGATAGGCGTGTCGTACGGCACGCAGGTGGCCTTCCTGACCGGCAGGGTGGCGCCTGGTTACGACGTCTTCAGGTGCGTCGTCAACATACCGGAAGATGTCGAGAGGGTAGGCCCGGACCCGGCGGAAGGCGAACAAATGGCCGTCCTGGCTGCTGGTGTCGGCAGACTGTACGGCAGCAAGGACGAATCGAACGGACGAGTGAATCCTGCGCTCGAGCCGGACTACGACATGGAGCCGGGGTACAAAGCACCCGGGATGATGGAGGGCGTTGTGGGCGGAGGAGGCGGCGGAGGCGCTGGGGCGCACCTGGTGCCTCACGGACCGAATGTGCCACGACAGCCGCAATCCAGCACCGAGTTCTAA
- the LOC117606539 gene encoding uncharacterized protein LOC117606539 isoform X2 — protein sequence MPEQKVLRLQDVWRTCNKIRAAIFRIGFNLWDYYKPLDPEKNCLISESKFISVLAGPLKDVVGLSDREICDLADYFRVQDGRILYTQFCTIIHDSVPEFDKNKPLVTGLEWEDPEHVNRLSPAEYRKLCLILSQIAVIVNKRRLILRPYFQDYELIAKNAGTVTFTHFGRILKFLNIVLASEEFSLLIKRFAKDAYTVNYVAFLQAVDEVQSYFDKHGMLSLSGELLDQFPGRVITAELPKLPRPEIGKLMPSKVFGKQTVFHPVMEEPRADMPLMKIIQQIQRHILENRIRISEFFKRFDHLNVGRVTVSQFKRGLDGLQVSSLGRLYLAETEIDALVEIYKDPNDPDRVCWRTFQDDIDQVFTVKELEKLPNLRIESPPKEIADLKRRGTADWQCVPGSIRDLCEETLQKVRHRINERRILIKQFFKDYDRNNKGHVSRAQFRQVLATAVVLLSEEEEYALEQRYNDELGFNYVLFLKELEAIKIEEPLYKSMLEEKMKINAEKPPPEGSVDEKNIVLILAKIKAKIVRERVKAIEFMRPYDPRNEQVIKKVDFMRGLDQLRCNLSCTEIGTIMKVFQSPFRENYVDYVRFGEVVEEAVTVGSLERAPLLVPVQHVPPEASPKTFLTFDERHMATVAMDKLSRMQRPNLLELFKDYDKENIGTVSKNCLIKALSVRHMFQLISNRELDAVYKCFSVEKGGQLEINYRAFLEALHLMRENRKYLPF from the exons ATGCCCGAGCAAAAG GTTTTGAGGTTGCAAGATGTTTGGCGTACTTGTAATAAAATAAGGGCGGCAATATTTCGTATTGGTTTTAATTTATGGGATTACTATAAACCTCTAGATCCagagaaaaattgtttaatttcag aGTCAAAGTTTATTTCGGTTTTGGCTGGTCCCCTGAAGGATGTAGTTGGCCTGTCCGATAGAGAAATTTGCGATTTGGCTGATTATTTTCGCGTACAGGATGGCCGAATATTATATACACAGTTTTGCACAATTATCCACGATAGCg TTCCTGAGTTCGATAAGAACAAACCTCTTGTAACTGGTTTGGAATGGGAGGATCCAGAACACGTGAATCGATTAAGTCCAGCAGAATACCGAAAATTATGTCTTATCCTCTCCCAAAttgctgttattgttaataaaaggAGGCTGATCCTCAGGCCTTACTTTCAAGATTATGAGTTA ATCGCAAAGAATGCCGGGACAGTGACGTTTACTCATTTCGGACGGATCTTGAAGTTCCTCAACATCGTTCTGGCCTCCGAGGAATTCTCTCTGCTTATAAAAAGATTCGCGAAGGATGCGTACACGGTCAATTACGTGGCATTCCTGCAGGCTGTGGATGAAGTTCAATCGTATTTCGATAAACATGGAATGCTTTCTCTCAGTGGA GAGTTACTCGATCAATTTCCCGGCCGAGTTATCACAGCTGAACTACCGAAACTTCCGAGGCCAGAAATTGGGAAACTTATGCCCAGCAAGGTGTTTGGGAAACAAACGGTGTTTCATCCGGTGATGGAAGAGCCGAGGGCTGACATGCCATTAATGAAGATCATCCAGCAGATTCAGAGGCATATTCTTGAAAATCGGATAAGAATTTCGGAATTCTTCAAG aGGTTTGATCATTTGAACGTTGGAAGAGTAACCGTTTCTCAATTCAAAAGAGGATTAGACGGTCTTCAAGTATCGAGCTTGGGACGTCTTTACCTAGCGGAAACGGAAATCGATGCACTCGTCGAGATTTACAAAGACCCGAACGACCCGGATCGCGTGTGTTGGCGCACGTTCCAAGACGACATCGATCAAG TATTCACCGTCAAGGAGTTGGAGAAATTGCCGAATTTGAGAATTGAATCACCGCCAAAAGAAATAGCCGACTTGAAACGGCGAGGGACAGCCGACTGGCAATGCGTGCCGGGTAGCATCAGAGACCTGTGCGAGGAAACCCTCCAGAAAGTCCGACACCGAATCAACGAAAGAAGGATTCTGATCAAGCAATTCTTCAAGGACTATGATCG GAACAACAAAGGACACGTGTCCCGTGCACAATTTCGCCAGGTCCTAGCGACTGCGGTGGTGTTACTTTCGGAGGAGGAGGAGTATGCTTTAGAGCAGAGGTACAACGACGAATTAGGGTTCAATTATGTATTGTTCTTGAAAGAATTAGAGGCGATAAAAATTGAAGAGCCTCTGTACAAGTCTATGCTGGAAGAGAAGATGAAAATCAATGCCGAGAAACCGCCGCCTGAAGGCAGCGTCGACGAGAAAAACATTGTCCTAATTTTAGCCAAAATCAAAGCGAAAATCGTACGCGAACGAGTGAAG GCGATCGAGTTCATGCGTCCATACGATCCCCGCAATGAACAGGTTATTAAAAAAGTGGATTTTATGAGAGGATTGGATCAACTTCGTTGTAATTTGAGTTGTACGGAAATAGGAACCATTATGAAGGTTTTCCAATCGCCTTTtag AGAGAATTACGTGGATTATGTGAGATTCGGTGAAGTGGTCGAAGAGGCTGTCACCGTTGGTAGTTTGGAGAGAGCACCACTTTTGGTGCCTGTGCAACACGTGCCCCCGGAAGCTTCTCCGAAAACATTCTTGACTTTCGATGAGAGACACATGGCTACTGTAGCAATGGATAAACTGAGCAGAATGCAGCGTCCAAATCTTCTAGAACTGTTCAAG GATTATGATAAAGAAAACATTGGAACTGTTTCAAAGAATTGTTTGATCAAGGCCCTTTCCGTCAGACACATGTTTCAATTAATTAGTAACAGAGAATTGGATGCTGTGTATAAATGTTTCTCTGTAGAGAAAGGTGGCCAGTTGGAAATCAATTATCGTGCATTTTTAGAAGCTCTGCATTTAATGAGAGAGAACAGAAAATATTTGCccttttaa
- the LOC117606539 gene encoding uncharacterized protein LOC117606539 isoform X1, which produces MPEQKVLRLQDVWRTCNKIRAAIFRIGFNLWDYYKPLDPEKNCLISESKFISVLAGPLKDVVGLSDREICDLADYFRVQDGRILYTQFCTIIHDSVPEFDKNKPLVTGLEWEDPEHVNRLSPAEYRKLCLILSQIAVIVNKRRLILRPYFQDYELIAKNAGTVTFTHFGRILKFLNIVLASEEFSLLIKRFAKDAYTVNYVAFLQAVDEVQSYFDKHGMLSLSGELLDQFPGRVITAELPKLPRPEIGKLMPSKVFGKQTVFHPVMEEPRADMPLMKIIQQIQRHILENRIRISEFFKRFDHLNVGRVTVSQFKRGLDGLQVSSLGRLYLAETEIDALVEIYKDPNDPDRVCWRTFQDDIDQVFTVKELEKLPNLRIESPPKEIADLKRRGTADWQCVPGSIRDLCEETLQKVRHRINERRILIKQFFKDYDRNNKGHVSRAQFRQVLATAVVLLSEEEEYALEQRYNDELGFNYVLFLKELEAIKIEEPLYKSMLEEKMKINAEKPPPEGSVDEKNIVLILAKIKAKIVRERVKVDCRARSFFFKRFNLILLFYAKAIEFMRPYDPRNEQVIKKVDFMRGLDQLRCNLSCTEIGTIMKVFQSPFRENYVDYVRFGEVVEEAVTVGSLERAPLLVPVQHVPPEASPKTFLTFDERHMATVAMDKLSRMQRPNLLELFKDYDKENIGTVSKNCLIKALSVRHMFQLISNRELDAVYKCFSVEKGGQLEINYRAFLEALHLMRENRKYLPF; this is translated from the exons ATGCCCGAGCAAAAG GTTTTGAGGTTGCAAGATGTTTGGCGTACTTGTAATAAAATAAGGGCGGCAATATTTCGTATTGGTTTTAATTTATGGGATTACTATAAACCTCTAGATCCagagaaaaattgtttaatttcag aGTCAAAGTTTATTTCGGTTTTGGCTGGTCCCCTGAAGGATGTAGTTGGCCTGTCCGATAGAGAAATTTGCGATTTGGCTGATTATTTTCGCGTACAGGATGGCCGAATATTATATACACAGTTTTGCACAATTATCCACGATAGCg TTCCTGAGTTCGATAAGAACAAACCTCTTGTAACTGGTTTGGAATGGGAGGATCCAGAACACGTGAATCGATTAAGTCCAGCAGAATACCGAAAATTATGTCTTATCCTCTCCCAAAttgctgttattgttaataaaaggAGGCTGATCCTCAGGCCTTACTTTCAAGATTATGAGTTA ATCGCAAAGAATGCCGGGACAGTGACGTTTACTCATTTCGGACGGATCTTGAAGTTCCTCAACATCGTTCTGGCCTCCGAGGAATTCTCTCTGCTTATAAAAAGATTCGCGAAGGATGCGTACACGGTCAATTACGTGGCATTCCTGCAGGCTGTGGATGAAGTTCAATCGTATTTCGATAAACATGGAATGCTTTCTCTCAGTGGA GAGTTACTCGATCAATTTCCCGGCCGAGTTATCACAGCTGAACTACCGAAACTTCCGAGGCCAGAAATTGGGAAACTTATGCCCAGCAAGGTGTTTGGGAAACAAACGGTGTTTCATCCGGTGATGGAAGAGCCGAGGGCTGACATGCCATTAATGAAGATCATCCAGCAGATTCAGAGGCATATTCTTGAAAATCGGATAAGAATTTCGGAATTCTTCAAG aGGTTTGATCATTTGAACGTTGGAAGAGTAACCGTTTCTCAATTCAAAAGAGGATTAGACGGTCTTCAAGTATCGAGCTTGGGACGTCTTTACCTAGCGGAAACGGAAATCGATGCACTCGTCGAGATTTACAAAGACCCGAACGACCCGGATCGCGTGTGTTGGCGCACGTTCCAAGACGACATCGATCAAG TATTCACCGTCAAGGAGTTGGAGAAATTGCCGAATTTGAGAATTGAATCACCGCCAAAAGAAATAGCCGACTTGAAACGGCGAGGGACAGCCGACTGGCAATGCGTGCCGGGTAGCATCAGAGACCTGTGCGAGGAAACCCTCCAGAAAGTCCGACACCGAATCAACGAAAGAAGGATTCTGATCAAGCAATTCTTCAAGGACTATGATCG GAACAACAAAGGACACGTGTCCCGTGCACAATTTCGCCAGGTCCTAGCGACTGCGGTGGTGTTACTTTCGGAGGAGGAGGAGTATGCTTTAGAGCAGAGGTACAACGACGAATTAGGGTTCAATTATGTATTGTTCTTGAAAGAATTAGAGGCGATAAAAATTGAAGAGCCTCTGTACAAGTCTATGCTGGAAGAGAAGATGAAAATCAATGCCGAGAAACCGCCGCCTGAAGGCAGCGTCGACGAGAAAAACATTGTCCTAATTTTAGCCAAAATCAAAGCGAAAATCGTACGCGAACGAGTGAAGGTAGATTGTAGAGCCCGATCGTTTTTCTTCAAACGTTTCAACCTGATTTTGTTATTTTATGCGAAGGCGATCGAGTTCATGCGTCCATACGATCCCCGCAATGAACAGGTTATTAAAAAAGTGGATTTTATGAGAGGATTGGATCAACTTCGTTGTAATTTGAGTTGTACGGAAATAGGAACCATTATGAAGGTTTTCCAATCGCCTTTtag AGAGAATTACGTGGATTATGTGAGATTCGGTGAAGTGGTCGAAGAGGCTGTCACCGTTGGTAGTTTGGAGAGAGCACCACTTTTGGTGCCTGTGCAACACGTGCCCCCGGAAGCTTCTCCGAAAACATTCTTGACTTTCGATGAGAGACACATGGCTACTGTAGCAATGGATAAACTGAGCAGAATGCAGCGTCCAAATCTTCTAGAACTGTTCAAG GATTATGATAAAGAAAACATTGGAACTGTTTCAAAGAATTGTTTGATCAAGGCCCTTTCCGTCAGACACATGTTTCAATTAATTAGTAACAGAGAATTGGATGCTGTGTATAAATGTTTCTCTGTAGAGAAAGGTGGCCAGTTGGAAATCAATTATCGTGCATTTTTAGAAGCTCTGCATTTAATGAGAGAGAACAGAAAATATTTGCccttttaa